The genomic segment GCCGCCTGCTGCGTGACACCCATGCGCGTGGCGAGCGCGGAGACGGTCAGCGGGCCGGCGAGCACGTGCTGCACCACGAACCCGTCGTTGAACCGCAGTTCGCCGAAGCCGTCGCCGTCCATCCGGCGCTGCACCTCGCCGGTCATCGCCCAGCCGGCGAACAAGGCGATCAGGGACAGCTCGGTCCGGCTCGGCTCTACCGGGGGCTCGCTCATGGCGCTAAGGTACACAACCATGGTTGTGGAAACCGTGGTGCCCCCGGTGGCGGTGCTCGACGAGTTCGTGCGCGTGGCCCACCGGGTGGTCTGGTGCTCGATGGCGACCGTCGACCGGCGCGGCAGGCCGCGGTCACGCGTGGTGCACCCGTACTGGGAACGGGTGGGCGATTCGCTTATCGGCTGGGTGACGACGCGCCCGACTCCGCTGAAACGCGCTCACCTGGCGTGCTCGCCGTACGTGTCGTGTTCGTACTGGGATCCGCGGCAGGAGGTGGCCGTGGCGGAGTGCGACGCGGAGTACGCGGACTCCCCGGAGTACCGGCGGCACGTGTGGGACCTCTTCGGCTCGGCCGAGCCACCACTGGGCTTCGACCTGCGGATACTCGGGGTCGACGACCCGCTCGACGAACGGTTCACACTGCTGCGGCTGCGGCCGTGGCGCCTGCGAACGGCCGAATCGGCCTGGCGCCGGGGGTCGGCCATCCGGCCGATGGCCGCCGGGCCGAAGGGCTGATCCAGTGGTGGCCGTCACCCCATAGTGTGACCCCCGTCAGCAAATCGTCGTCTACGGGGAGATCACGTAAATGCTTCACAGGACAGGGGCACTGGTGGCCGGACTGGCCGCCGCGGGCGCGGTACTGGCACCGGGGGTCGCCGCGGCGGCCGGTGGGCCGACGCCGTTCATCATCGGCGGACGCGACGCCACCGAGGACTACTCGTTCATGGTTTCGCTGCAGCAGGGTGGCAACCACTTCTGCGGTGGCTCGCTGATCAGCGCGGACTGGGTGGTGACCGCGGCGCACTGCGTCCAGGGGGCGCGGCCGGACGAGGTCACCACGAGGGTCGGGGCGCGGGAGCACGGCAGCGGCGGCACCGAGACCGGCGTCAGCCGGATCATCGTGCACCCGGACTACGCCGGGATGAACCCGCCGGGCGGGGACGTCGCGCTGCTGCAGCTGGACCAGGCGGTGACCGAGACGCCGATCAAGATCGCCGGCGCCGCCGGTGACGCGGGCACGGCGACGCGGATCCTCGGTTGGGGCGAACACTGCGTCGAGGAGGACTGCGGGGCGCCGGACATCCTCCAGGAGCTGGACACCAAGGTCATGCCGGACACGGACTGCAGCAACTTCGCCGCGGGCAAGGAAATCTGCACCGGGACCGACACGCCGAACGCCATGGGCTGCTACGGCGACTCGGGCGGGCCGCAGATCAAGGGCAGGCCGGGGGAATGGGAACTGATCGGGGCCACCAGCCGCGACGGCGACGAGGACCCGAAGTGCTCCAGCGGCCTCGGCGTGTGGACCGACGTCACCTTCTACCAGGACTGGATCGCCGAACAACAAGCGAGCTAGGACCCGGGGGTGTCACGAATGTGGCTTTCGAGACGTTGTCCGTCCCGAAAGCCACATTCGTGGCACTGGCACCGCCGCCGCGACACAAATGTGGCTTTGGGGGCCGATTCCGCCCCCAAAGCCACATTCGTGTCCGGCCGGATGCGGCGAGTGCGGGTTTCGGCTGCGGCAATGTGGAACTCGGCTGCCTGAATGTGCGACTCGCCCGGGATGCGGCGAGAGCCGGGCGAGTTCCACGTTCCCGCAGCCGAGTTCCACGTTCAGGCACCCGAATCCCACGTTCGTGCAACCGAACTCCACATTCAGGCGGCCGAGTTCCACATTCGTGACACCGGGACCACCGCCGCGGCTCCAGGGCCTCCAGCCGGCTGATTCGGTAGGGGCCAATGCTATGAGTGGGGCATTACTGGCATTCAGCGCAAGTAATGCCCCACTCATAGCGTTCAGCCCTACTCTTCGAGGTCGCCTTCCAGTTGTAGGTAGACCTCGCGCATGCGGGCAAGCAGGTCCGGGTCCGGTTCGGCCCACAGGCCCCGGTCGGCGGCCTCGTTCAGCCGTTCGATGATGCCCCGCAGCGCCCACGGGTTCGCCTTGGTCAGAAACTCCTGGTTCTCCTTGTCCAGCACGTAGGACTCGGAGAGCTTCTCGTACATCCAGTCCTGCACCACGCCCGCGGTCGCGTCGAAGCCGAACAGGTAGTCCACGGTGGCCGCCAGCTCGAAGGCGCCCTTGTACCCGTGCCGCCGCATCGCGGTCAGCCAGCGCGGGTTCACCACCCGGGCGCGGAAGACGCGCGCGGTTTCCTCACCGAGTGTCCGGGTGCGCACCGCGTCCGGGGTGGTGCTGTCGCCCACGTAGGACACCGGCGCCTTCCCGGTCAGCGCGCGCACGGTGGCGATCATGCCGCCGTGGTACTGGAAGTAGTCGTCCGAGTCGGCGATGTCGTGCTCACGCGTGTCGGTGTTCTTCGCCGCCACGGTGATCCGCCGGTACGCGGTCTCCATGTCCGGCCGGGCCGGGGCACCGTCGAGGTCGCGGCCGTAGGCGTACCCGCCCCACACCGCGTAGACCTCGGCGAGGTCGGCGTCGTCGCGCCAGTTGCCCGAGTCCATCAGCGGCAGCAGCCCGGCCCCGTAGGAACCCGGCTTCGAGCCGAAGATGCGGGTGGTGGCACGGCGTTCGTCGCCGTGCTCGGCCAGGTCCGCGCGAGCGTGCGCCCGCACGAAGTTCTCCGACTCCGGCTCGTCCAATCCGGCGACCAGGCGGACGGCGTCGTCGAGCAGTTCGATCACATGTGGGAAGGCGTCGCGGAAGAAGCCGCTGATCCGGACCGTCACGTCGATGCGCGGGCGGCCCAGTTCGGCCAGCGGGATCGCCTCGATGCCGGTCACCCGCCGCGAAGCCTCGTCCCACACCGGCTGGACGCCCAGCAGCGCCAGCACTTCCGCGGCGTCGTCACCGGAGGTGCGCATCGCCGCGGTGCCCCACACCGACAACCCGACCGACGGCGGCCATTCGCCGGTGTCCTCGCGGTAGCGCCGCAGCAGTGAATCCGCCAGCGCCTGCCCGGTTTCCCAGGCGAGCCTGCTCGGGATCGCCTTCGGGTCCACGGTGTAGAAGTTGCGGCCGGTGGGCAGCACGTTGATCAGCCCGCGCAGCGGGGACCCGCTCGGCCCGGCCGCGATGTACCCGCCGTCGAGCGCGTGCAGCACCGCGTCGATCTCCGCGGTGGTCCCGGCCAGGCGTGGCACGATCTCGTCGGCGGCGAAGGTCAGTACTTTGTGGACGGTTTCGTCCGGCGCGCCGAGCACGTCGGTGCACACCGCGCCGACCGCTTCCGGTGCCCAGTCCCGCTCCTCCATCGCGAGCACGAGCTTGCGCGCCGTCGCTTCGATGGCGTCCACTTCGGACGTCGGCGCGTCGCTGTTCTCCTTGAGCCCCAAAGCGGACCGCAGGCCGGGCACGGCGCCGTGCTGACCGCCGAAGATCTGCTGTGCCCGCAGCATGGCGAGCACCAGGTTCACCCTGGCCTCACCTTCGGGCGCCTCACCGAGGATGTGCAGGCCGTCGCGGATCTGCGCGTCCTTGACCTCGCACAGCCAGCCGTCGATGTGCAGCAGGAAGTCGTCGAACTCCGCGTCGTGCGGGCGTTCCTCCACGCCGAGGTCGTGGTCGAGCTTGGCCGCCTGGATCAGCGTCCAGATCTGCGCGCGGATGGCGGGCAGCTTCGCCGGGTCCATCGCGGCGATGTTCGCGTGCTCGTCGAGCAGTTGCTCCAGCCGCGCCATGTCGCCGTAGCTCTCGGCACGGACCATCGGCGGCACCAGGTGGTCGACGATGGTCGCGTGCGCGCGCCGCTTGGCCTGCGCGCCCTCACCGGGGTCGTTGATCAGGAACGGGTAGATCAGCGGCAGGCTGCCCAGCACCGCGTCCGGCCCGCACGACGCGCTCAGCCCCGCCGTCTTGCCCGGCAGCCACTCCAGCGAGCCGTGCTTGCCGAGGTGGACCGCGGCGTGCGCGCCGAAGTCCTCCTCCAGCCAGCGGTAGGCGGCCAGGTAGTGGTGGCTCGGCGGCAGGTCCGGATTGTGGTAGATGGCCACCGGGTTCTCGCCGAACCCGCGCGGCGGCTGGATCATCAGCAGCACGTTGCCCGCCTGGATCGACGCCAGCACGATGTCGCCGTTGTCCACGTACAGCTCACCCGGCGGCGGTCCCCAGTGCTCCTCCATGTTCGCGCGCAGGTCCTCGGGCAGCACTTCGAACCACTCGCGGTAGCGCGCCGCCGGTACGCGGATCGGGTTGCCGGACAACTGTTCCTGCGTCAGCCACTCCGGGTCCTGGCCGCCCGCGGCGATGAGCGCGTGGATGAGGGCGTCACCGTCGGGCTGGTCGGTGCCGGTCGGGTCGAGGCCGGGCAGGCCGTCGCCGAGGTCGTAGCCCTGGTCCCGCATGGCGCGCAGCAGCTTGACCGCGCTCGCCGGGGTGTCCAGGCCGACCGCGTTGCCCACGCGCGAGTGCTTGGTCGGGTACGCGGACAGCACCAGCGCGATCCGGCGTTCGGCGGGCGGGATGTACCGCAGCCGCGCGTGCCCCAGCGCGATCTTCGCGACCCGCGAAGCGCGTTCGGTGTCCGGCACGTAGCGGGGCAGGCCGTCGCTGTCGGTCTCCTTGAAGGAGAACGGCACGGTGATCAGCCTGCCGTCGAACTCCGGCACCGCGACCTGCGAAGCCGCGTCGATCGGGGAGAGGCCCTCGTCGTTGGCCGACCAGGTCTCGTGGTCGTTGGTCAGGCAGAGCGCCTGCAGGATCGGGATGTCCAGCGCGGCGAACTCGGCCACGTCCCAGGCCTCGTCGTCCCCGCCCGCGCCCGCTTCGGCCGGTTTGGTGCCACCCGCGGCCAGCACGGTGACCAGCAGCGCGTCCGCCTTGGTCAGCTCCGCCATCATCTCCGGGTCACGGGCGCGCAGCGTGGCGCAGTAGATCGGCAGCGGCCGCCCGCCCGCGTCCTCGACCGCGTCGGCCAGCGCCTGCACGAACGCGGTGTTCCCGCTGAGCTGGTGGGCGCGGTAGTACAGGATCGCCACCACCGGGCCGTCGGTGTTCCGCTGCTCGCGCTCCAGCACGCCCCACGCCGGCTGCTCCACCGGCGGTTCGAAGCCGTGGCCGGTGAGCAGCAGCGTGTCCGACAGGAAGTGGTGCAGTTGCTCGAGGTTCGCCGGGCCGCCCTGCGCGAGGTAGGCGTGTGCCTCGGCGGCGATCCCGGCGGGCACGGTGGACAGCCGCATCAGCTCCGCGTCCGGCGCCTGCTCCCCGCCGAGCACCACCACGTGCGCCCCGCTGGCCCGGACCTGGGCGAGCCCGTCGGGCCAGGTCCGCTCGTTGCCGAGGATGCGCACCACGACCACCGGCACCCCGTCGAGCAGCGACGGCAGCTCGGCGAGGTCCAGCCGGGCCGGGTTGGCCAGCCGGTACCCGGCGCCGGACGCCCTGGCGCTGAGCAGGTCGGTGTCCGAAGTGGACAGGAGCAGGATCATGACGCGGCCGCCTCCGTAGTGTGGGTCGGCCACTCACTCTCCGGGGCCGCGCCCGGCCGCGTCAAGGTGATCTAAGCCGAGCGCTCCGAGTCACCGATGCGGGGGAACGGGGCGGTCGAGAAGATCACCTCGACCGCCACCTCGAAGTACTCCGCGATCTTCAGCGCCAGGTAGAGGCTGGGGCTGTACTCGCCGCGCTCCAGGTAGCCGATCGTCTGGTAGTGCACGCCGAGCGCCTCGGACAACTGCCGTCGCGAGATCCCCCGTTCGGCCCGGAGCACGGCGATCCGGTTGTAGATCGCCTCGCTCATCGGACATCACCGCTCATGGCCCCACCCGCTGCATCGCCCGTTCCCGGCGGGCCGCCACTGCCGAGCCCGACTCACGGCGGGCCATCCTACGCAACAAGATCGGCGCCAGCACGAGTCCGGCCACCGACCACACCCCGAGCACGCCGATGGTCTCCAGGTGCCGCCACGATTCGCCGAGCTCGGCGACCACCAGCGCGTCCGGCAGCATCGCCGAGCGCATGCCGAGGCCGAGCCAGTACATCGGGAAGACCTGCGCGATCCACTGCACCCACTCCGGCAGCGCGATGATCGGGTAGAAGATGCCCGAGATCGCCGCCAGCCCCATGAACGGCAGCATGACCAGGCCCATGTTGCGCGGGTTCGCGGTCAGCGAGCCGATCACCGCGCCCAGCGGCATGGTGGCGGCCATGCCCAGCACCAGCACCGCGAGGAAGCCGACCCAGGCGCCAAGGCCACCGCCGAACAGCCCGTCGAACAGGAGCAACGCGGGCACCAGGATCACCAGCAGGCTGACCACCACGGTGGCCGAGAGCGTGGTGATCTTGCCGATCAGGTAGCCGAGCATGCCGTGCGGCGTCGCCTTCGCCCGCAGCAGCGTGCCGTCCTCGCGGTCGACCATCAGCTGCCCGGCCACGCCGATCATGCCGCCGAATACCACTTGCATGCCGAGCACGCCGGGGACCGCGGCGCTGCCGAGCGAGAACTCCGTGCCGGGCACGGTGGCGCCGCGCATGAAGATCATCACGACCAGCAGCAGGACCATCGGGATGATCGTGCCCGCCAGGTCCTCACCGCTGGTCAGCGTGTTGCGCAGTTCGATCCGTCCTCTGGCGAAGCCCGCGCGGACGGCGTTGGTGATCGGGTTCATGCCTGCTCCCCGGTGAACTCTCGGACGGCGTCGGTGGCCTGGCCTGCTTCGGCCTGGCGCACCAGCGTCATGTAGGTGTCCTCCAGCGACGCCCGGCGCACTTCCAGGTCGCCGATCTCGTCGCCGTACTGCTTGAACAGCTCGTGCACGAACTTGGTGGACTCGGTGGTCAGGTGCACGAACCGCTGGCCGTCACGGGTCCAGCGGATCTCCGCCTCGCCGCTGATCAGCCGGGACAGCTCGTCGGCCGAGCCGTCGGCGATGATCCGGCCGTCGGCCAGGATCAGGATGCGGTCGGCCAGCTTCTCCGCCTCGTCCAGGTCGTGCGTGGTGAGCAGGATGGTGGTCTCGTCGTCGTCGGCGAGCCGGTGCACCAGGTCGTGGAACTCGCGCCGGGCCTCCGGGTCGAACCCGGCGGTCGGCTCGTCGAGGAACAGCAGTTCCGGCTTGCCCACGATGCCGATCGCCACGTCCAGGCGGCGGCGCTGCCCGCCGGAGAGCCGCCCGATCCGCTTGCCGGCGTGCTCGGTCAGCCCGACCGTCTCGATCAGCTGGTCGGTGTCCCACGGCCGGCTGATCTGGTCGGTGCCGTACGGCGCGTAGTACCGCCCGAGGTGCGCGAGCAGGTCCCGCACGCGGAAGCGGCCGTGGTCGCGCCAGGACTGCAGCACCACGCCGAGCCGGGCGCGCCAGGCTTCGTTGCCGTGTGCCGGGTCCACACCCAGCACGGACGCCGAGCCCCCGGACCGCATCCGGAAGCCCTCCAGGATCTCGATGGTCGTCGTCTTGCCCGCCCCGTTCGGCCCCAGCAGTGCCACGACTTCACCGCGGGAGGCGGTGAAGTCCACCCCCTTGAGCACGTCCTTGCTGCCGTACCGCATCCGCAGGTCGCGGACCTCCAGCACGTGGCCACCCGCGCTGCCCGGTCCCGGCGCGCGGGTGATCGGTTCGCCCACCCTCGTCATAGACCTTCACCACCCCATCTAATGTCTAGTGCGGATGATAGTACACCTACTACATCCCTTAGGGTGGCGATCGTGGAGATTCGTCAGCGAGCCGACGCCTGTCCCGGGGTGTTCGCCACGCACGACGCGGCGGACGGGGCGCTGGCCAGGGTGCGGCTGCCCGGCGGCCGGGTCACCGCCGCCCAGTTGCGGGAACTGGCCTCCTGCGCGGAGGACCTCGGTGACGGCGAACTCCACCTGACCTCGCGGGGAAACCTGCAACTGCGCGGCCTCGACCGGGATGACCCACGGCTGGCGCGCCGGCTCGCCGACGCAGGGCTTTTGCCGCGATTCAGCCATGAACGGGTGCGCAACTACCTCGCTTCGCCGGTGCCGGAGGTGGACGACCTGGTCGCCGCGCTGGATCAGGCCGTGTGCGCGGAACCGGAACTGGCCGCGCTGCCGGGCCGCTTCCTCTTCGCGATCGACAGCGGGCGCGGGGATGTGGCTGGTGAGCGCGCCGATGTCACGTGGTGCGACGGCGCTTTCCTGATCGATGGCACGGACACCGGAGTCCGTGTGGAGCGTTCGCGAGCCGTCGCCGCACTGGTCACCGCCGCGTTGGCATTCGTGGCTTCCCGCGGAGACGCGTGGCGGCTGCGGGAGTCGGCTGCCGCCCGCGAAGCGGTGCTCGCCGCTGTCCGTCCACTGGGGACGGTGGTCGAGCCGGTCGAGCCGCCCCGGTCCGGTCCGCCGCCGGTCGACGGCCGGGTGGTCGCGCCGTGGTTCGGCTGCCTTTCCGGCGCGCGGGCCCGCGTCCTGGCCGCGCTGGTGCCGGGCGTGGTGGTCACGCCGTGGCGGTCGATCGTGCTGCCCTCGGCCCATCCTTCGCTCGCCGAGGCGGGGTTCTTCGTCGACCCGGCGACCCCGGGCGTGGCGCTGAGCGCGTGCATCGGTTCGCCGGGGTGCGCCAAGTCCCACGCGGACGTGCGTGCCGACGCGAGCCGGGTGGCCGCCACGCTCCCGGTGAGTCTCCGGGCACATTTTTCGGGGTGCGAGCGACGCTGTGGTAGACCCCGGAGCGATCATGTCGACGTGGTGGCCACCGCCGGTGGTTACCTGGTGGACGGGCAGGGGTTCTCGTCGGTGGACGAGTGGCGGGAAGGACGCGAGTGATCGACTACATCCGGGACGGGGCGGAGATCTACCGCCACTCCTTCGCCACCATCCGGGCGGAGGCCGAACTGGCCGTGCTGCCCGAGGACCTCTCGCCGGTGGCGGTGCGGATGATCCACGCCTGCGGCATGGTCGACCTGGTCGAGGACCTGCGCTACACCCTGGACGTGGTGGAGTCGGGCCGGGCCGCGCTCCGGGCGGGCGCCCCGGTGCTCTGCGACGCCAACATGATCGCCAGCGGCATCACCCGCGGGCGCCTGCCCGCGGCGAACGAGGTGCTGTGCACGCTGTCCGACCCGGCGGTGCCCGGGCTGGCCGAGCGGATGGGCACCACCCGGTCGGCCGCTGCGCTGGAACTGTGGCGCGACAAGCTCCCCGGTTCGGTGGTGGCCATCGGGAACGCGCCGACGGCGTTGTTCCGGCTGCTCGAACTGCTCGACGAGGGTGTGGGCGCGCCCGCCGCGATCATCGGTGTGCCGGTGGGTTTCGTCGGCGCGGTCGAGTCGAAGGAAGCGCTGGCCGAACGGGCGCCGGCGCCGTACCTGGTGGTGCGCGGGCGGCGGGGCGGCAGCGCCATGGCCGTGGCCGCGGTGAACGCGATCGCGAGTGAGACCGAATGAGCGGCGTGCTCTACGGGGTCGGACTGGGCCCCGGTGACCCGGAACTGGTCACCATCAAGGCCGCGCGGCTGATCGCCGAAGCCGACGTGATCGCCTACCACAGCGCGCGGCACGGGCGCAGCATCGCGCGTTCGGTCGCCGAGCCGTACCTGCGGGAAGGGCAGCTGGAGGAGGCGCTGGTCTACCCGGTGACCACCGAGACCACCGACCACCCCGGCGGGTACGACGGCGCGATCGCCGAGTTCTACGAGCTGAGCGCGAAGCGGCTCGCCGAGCACCTCGACGCCGGGCGGAGCGTGGTCGTGCTGTGCGAGGGCGACCCGTTCTTCTACGGCTCCTACATGTACATGCACGAGCGGCTCGCCGACCGGTACGAGGCACACGTGGTGCCCGGCGTGACCTCGGTGAGCGGGTCGGCCGCGGTGCTCGGGCTGCCGTTGGTGCAG from the Amycolatopsis magusensis genome contains:
- a CDS encoding S1 family peptidase, with product MLHRTGALVAGLAAAGAVLAPGVAAAAGGPTPFIIGGRDATEDYSFMVSLQQGGNHFCGGSLISADWVVTAAHCVQGARPDEVTTRVGAREHGSGGTETGVSRIIVHPDYAGMNPPGGDVALLQLDQAVTETPIKIAGAAGDAGTATRILGWGEHCVEEDCGAPDILQELDTKVMPDTDCSNFAAGKEICTGTDTPNAMGCYGDSGGPQIKGRPGEWELIGATSRDGDEDPKCSSGLGVWTDVTFYQDWIAEQQAS
- the cobN gene encoding cobaltochelatase subunit CobN produces the protein MILLLSTSDTDLLSARASGAGYRLANPARLDLAELPSLLDGVPVVVVRILGNERTWPDGLAQVRASGAHVVVLGGEQAPDAELMRLSTVPAGIAAEAHAYLAQGGPANLEQLHHFLSDTLLLTGHGFEPPVEQPAWGVLEREQRNTDGPVVAILYYRAHQLSGNTAFVQALADAVEDAGGRPLPIYCATLRARDPEMMAELTKADALLVTVLAAGGTKPAEAGAGGDDEAWDVAEFAALDIPILQALCLTNDHETWSANDEGLSPIDAASQVAVPEFDGRLITVPFSFKETDSDGLPRYVPDTERASRVAKIALGHARLRYIPPAERRIALVLSAYPTKHSRVGNAVGLDTPASAVKLLRAMRDQGYDLGDGLPGLDPTGTDQPDGDALIHALIAAGGQDPEWLTQEQLSGNPIRVPAARYREWFEVLPEDLRANMEEHWGPPPGELYVDNGDIVLASIQAGNVLLMIQPPRGFGENPVAIYHNPDLPPSHHYLAAYRWLEEDFGAHAAVHLGKHGSLEWLPGKTAGLSASCGPDAVLGSLPLIYPFLINDPGEGAQAKRRAHATIVDHLVPPMVRAESYGDMARLEQLLDEHANIAAMDPAKLPAIRAQIWTLIQAAKLDHDLGVEERPHDAEFDDFLLHIDGWLCEVKDAQIRDGLHILGEAPEGEARVNLVLAMLRAQQIFGGQHGAVPGLRSALGLKENSDAPTSEVDAIEATARKLVLAMEERDWAPEAVGAVCTDVLGAPDETVHKVLTFAADEIVPRLAGTTAEIDAVLHALDGGYIAAGPSGSPLRGLINVLPTGRNFYTVDPKAIPSRLAWETGQALADSLLRRYREDTGEWPPSVGLSVWGTAAMRTSGDDAAEVLALLGVQPVWDEASRRVTGIEAIPLAELGRPRIDVTVRISGFFRDAFPHVIELLDDAVRLVAGLDEPESENFVRAHARADLAEHGDERRATTRIFGSKPGSYGAGLLPLMDSGNWRDDADLAEVYAVWGGYAYGRDLDGAPARPDMETAYRRITVAAKNTDTREHDIADSDDYFQYHGGMIATVRALTGKAPVSYVGDSTTPDAVRTRTLGEETARVFRARVVNPRWLTAMRRHGYKGAFELAATVDYLFGFDATAGVVQDWMYEKLSESYVLDKENQEFLTKANPWALRGIIERLNEAADRGLWAEPDPDLLARMREVYLQLEGDLEE
- a CDS encoding ABC transporter ATP-binding protein, which codes for MRYGSKDVLKGVDFTASRGEVVALLGPNGAGKTTTIEILEGFRMRSGGSASVLGVDPAHGNEAWRARLGVVLQSWRDHGRFRVRDLLAHLGRYYAPYGTDQISRPWDTDQLIETVGLTEHAGKRIGRLSGGQRRRLDVAIGIVGKPELLFLDEPTAGFDPEARREFHDLVHRLADDDETTILLTTHDLDEAEKLADRILILADGRIIADGSADELSRLISGEAEIRWTRDGQRFVHLTTESTKFVHELFKQYGDEIGDLEVRRASLEDTYMTLVRQAEAGQATDAVREFTGEQA
- a CDS encoding helix-turn-helix transcriptional regulator, which translates into the protein MSEAIYNRIAVLRAERGISRRQLSEALGVHYQTIGYLERGEYSPSLYLALKIAEYFEVAVEVIFSTAPFPRIGDSERSA
- a CDS encoding ABC transporter permease, encoding MNPITNAVRAGFARGRIELRNTLTSGEDLAGTIIPMVLLLVVMIFMRGATVPGTEFSLGSAAVPGVLGMQVVFGGMIGVAGQLMVDREDGTLLRAKATPHGMLGYLIGKITTLSATVVVSLLVILVPALLLFDGLFGGGLGAWVGFLAVLVLGMAATMPLGAVIGSLTANPRNMGLVMLPFMGLAAISGIFYPIIALPEWVQWIAQVFPMYWLGLGMRSAMLPDALVVAELGESWRHLETIGVLGVWSVAGLVLAPILLRRMARRESGSAVAARRERAMQRVGP
- a CDS encoding precorrin-8X methylmutase, with the protein product MIDYIRDGAEIYRHSFATIRAEAELAVLPEDLSPVAVRMIHACGMVDLVEDLRYTLDVVESGRAALRAGAPVLCDANMIASGITRGRLPAANEVLCTLSDPAVPGLAERMGTTRSAAALELWRDKLPGSVVAIGNAPTALFRLLELLDEGVGAPAAIIGVPVGFVGAVESKEALAERAPAPYLVVRGRRGGSAMAVAAVNAIASETE
- a CDS encoding precorrin-3B synthase, yielding MSSADDSTPTTSLRVAIVEIRQRADACPGVFATHDAADGALARVRLPGGRVTAAQLRELASCAEDLGDGELHLTSRGNLQLRGLDRDDPRLARRLADAGLLPRFSHERVRNYLASPVPEVDDLVAALDQAVCAEPELAALPGRFLFAIDSGRGDVAGERADVTWCDGAFLIDGTDTGVRVERSRAVAALVTAALAFVASRGDAWRLRESAAAREAVLAAVRPLGTVVEPVEPPRSGPPPVDGRVVAPWFGCLSGARARVLAALVPGVVVTPWRSIVLPSAHPSLAEAGFFVDPATPGVALSACIGSPGCAKSHADVRADASRVAATLPVSLRAHFSGCERRCGRPRSDHVDVVATAGGYLVDGQGFSSVDEWREGRE
- a CDS encoding pyridoxamine 5'-phosphate oxidase, producing MVVETVVPPVAVLDEFVRVAHRVVWCSMATVDRRGRPRSRVVHPYWERVGDSLIGWVTTRPTPLKRAHLACSPYVSCSYWDPRQEVAVAECDAEYADSPEYRRHVWDLFGSAEPPLGFDLRILGVDDPLDERFTLLRLRPWRLRTAESAWRRGSAIRPMAAGPKG